A single window of Coleofasciculus sp. FACHB-1120 DNA harbors:
- a CDS encoding glycosyltransferase, translating to MTTSQIENPISKRQVLRRIFRLQMATLIMLGIVVFAAAIATAWFAGEGKISQLFAELNILQENPPMWLQAPMKSEYLLVPTVALLAIVLVVMKISPKTDAWSRFFVVGILLGLTGRYIVWRSLSTLNVADPLNGVFSLGLFFMEMLMLSSSTIQLFLMLNVKERHREADQMAKSVIDGSFMPTVDIFIPTYNEPVFILERTIIGCQALDYPNKTIYLLDDTKRPEMRKLAENLGCEYKTRRDNSHAKAGNLNHTFPQTKGELIVVFDADFIPTKNFLTRTVGFFQDETVALVQTPQSFYNSDPIAHNLGLENVLTPEEEVFYRQIQPIRDAADSVICSGTSFIVRRSALEAAGGFAIDSLSEDYFTGICLSAKGYRLIYLDEKLSAGLAAENIAAHATQRLRWAQGTLQAFFIKANPLTIPGLSPLQRLAHLEGLLHWFTSLARVYFLLMPLTYSFLGVIPIRAMTGELLYYLLPYYVVQLSVFSWLNYRSRSALLSDIYTLVLCVPLALTVLQVMLNPFSKGFKVTPKGISRDRFAFNWNLAWPLIILFIASAVSLWRNLGMSIMAGGWQAAEAYESTEVYKGLGLGWIWSGYNLLMIGIALLILLDVPKPDIYEWFDLRRVIRLNVAGQNFWGITTMISEAGAQIALTHGGIPNDTSEMLPVSLEIMEEQLELQGKITHTGFRCEYPTVRVTFEKLNLKQYRCLVEMLFCRPGQWKRRETPGEFGSLLLIFKILLRPRVLFDREGEVKAIAVSKI from the coding sequence ATGACGACTTCACAAATTGAAAATCCAATCTCAAAGCGTCAAGTCCTAAGAAGGATTTTCCGCCTTCAGATGGCAACGCTGATCATGCTGGGGATTGTTGTCTTCGCTGCTGCGATCGCTACTGCATGGTTTGCGGGTGAAGGGAAAATTAGCCAGCTATTTGCCGAACTGAATATTTTACAAGAAAATCCACCCATGTGGCTGCAAGCGCCAATGAAGAGTGAATACTTGCTAGTTCCTACGGTTGCTTTGCTAGCGATTGTTTTGGTAGTGATGAAGATTTCCCCAAAGACCGATGCTTGGTCTCGGTTTTTTGTCGTGGGGATTTTGCTAGGGTTAACGGGTCGCTATATTGTATGGCGATCGCTTTCAACTCTGAATGTTGCTGACCCTCTGAATGGCGTCTTCAGCCTGGGGTTATTTTTTATGGAAATGTTGATGTTGAGTAGTAGTACGATTCAGCTTTTTTTGATGCTGAACGTAAAGGAGCGACATCGGGAAGCTGACCAGATGGCGAAAAGTGTGATTGATGGTAGCTTTATGCCAACCGTCGATATTTTTATTCCAACTTATAATGAGCCTGTATTTATTCTTGAACGCACAATCATTGGTTGTCAAGCTTTAGATTATCCTAATAAGACAATTTATTTACTGGATGATACGAAACGTCCAGAAATGCGAAAATTGGCTGAGAATTTAGGTTGCGAGTATAAAACGAGGCGAGATAATAGCCATGCAAAAGCCGGGAATTTAAATCATACGTTTCCTCAAACAAAGGGAGAGTTGATTGTTGTATTTGATGCAGATTTTATTCCGACTAAAAACTTTCTCACCCGTACTGTAGGTTTTTTTCAAGATGAAACCGTTGCCCTAGTACAGACTCCTCAAAGCTTTTATAACTCCGATCCGATTGCCCATAATTTAGGATTGGAAAATGTCCTAACGCCCGAAGAAGAAGTGTTTTACCGGCAAATTCAACCCATTCGGGATGCAGCTGATAGCGTTATTTGTTCTGGAACTTCTTTCATTGTTAGGCGCAGCGCTTTAGAAGCAGCAGGTGGATTTGCCATAGATTCCTTGAGTGAAGATTACTTCACGGGCATTTGTTTATCTGCCAAAGGCTACCGATTAATTTACCTAGATGAAAAGTTAAGTGCTGGATTAGCCGCAGAAAATATTGCCGCTCATGCTACTCAGCGGCTACGGTGGGCACAAGGAACTTTACAAGCTTTCTTTATTAAGGCGAATCCGTTAACGATTCCAGGACTGAGTCCTCTGCAAAGACTGGCTCATTTAGAAGGATTATTGCATTGGTTTACCAGTTTGGCGCGGGTTTATTTTTTACTAATGCCGTTAACTTATTCGTTTCTCGGCGTTATTCCCATTCGAGCAATGACTGGTGAATTATTGTATTATCTTCTCCCTTACTATGTCGTGCAACTCTCTGTTTTTTCCTGGTTAAATTATCGTTCGCGTTCAGCTTTGCTGTCGGATATTTACACGTTGGTGCTTTGCGTTCCTCTAGCGCTAACTGTACTTCAAGTAATGCTGAATCCTTTTTCTAAAGGGTTTAAGGTAACGCCCAAGGGAATATCACGCGATCGCTTTGCTTTCAACTGGAATTTAGCATGGCCTTTGATTATTTTATTTATCGCAAGTGCTGTGAGCTTGTGGCGGAATTTAGGAATGAGCATAATGGCGGGGGGTTGGCAAGCGGCGGAAGCTTACGAATCAACTGAAGTATATAAAGGTCTCGGCTTAGGTTGGATTTGGAGCGGTTATAACTTGTTAATGATTGGCATTGCGTTGTTAATTTTATTAGATGTCCCCAAACCAGATATTTATGAATGGTTTGATTTACGGAGGGTGATCCGGCTGAATGTTGCTGGGCAGAATTTTTGGGGCATTACTACGATGATTTCGGAAGCAGGCGCTCAAATTGCCTTGACCCACGGAGGAATACCGAATGATACCAGTGAAATGTTGCCGGTATCATTAGAAATTATGGAAGAACAATTAGAATTGCAAGGCAAAATTACCCATACCGGATTTAGATGTGAGTATCCAACCGTGCGGGTGACTTTTGAGAAATTGAACCTCAAGCAATATCGGTGTCTGGTAGAAATGCTATTTTGTCGCCCAGGTCAGTGGAAGCGCCGAGAGACTCCTGGAGAATTTGGTTCTTTGTTGCTGATTTTCAAGATTTTACTTCGTCCACGAGTTTTGTTTGATAGGGAGGGAGAAGTAAAAGCGATCGCTGTTTCCAAAATTTAA
- a CDS encoding NAD(P)/FAD-dependent oxidoreductase, with protein MTQQPKRICILGGGFGGLYTALRLSQLPWEKSERPEIVLVDRDDRFLFTPLLYELLTGELQTWEIAPPFQEILANTGVRFCQGVVAGIDIQEKLVHLHDGPAFSYDRLVLALGGETPLDMVPGAAEYAFPFRTIAHAYRLEERLRILEESETDKIRIAIVGGGYCGVELACKLADRLGERGRIRLIEQADMILRTSPDFNREAARKALEERGVWIDLDTAVESMSPTTISLVYKAQVDQIPVDLVLWTVGTQVAEAVRSLELKHNQRGQITTTPTLQVVDHPEIFALGDLSDAHDADGQQIPATAQSAFQQSDYTAWNIWASLTGRPLLPFRYQSFGELMTLGTDNATFTGMGVKVDGSLAYLFRRLAYLYRMPTLNHQLKVGFNWIAQPLLEMFSK; from the coding sequence ATGACCCAGCAACCTAAACGCATATGTATCCTCGGTGGCGGCTTTGGCGGTCTCTACACTGCCCTGCGCTTGAGCCAGTTGCCTTGGGAAAAATCGGAACGTCCGGAAATTGTCTTGGTGGATCGAGATGACCGCTTTTTGTTCACGCCGCTGCTGTATGAACTACTCACCGGGGAACTGCAAACTTGGGAAATTGCCCCACCGTTTCAAGAGATTTTAGCGAACACGGGTGTGCGCTTCTGCCAGGGCGTTGTGGCTGGAATAGATATCCAGGAAAAACTTGTACATTTGCATGATGGCCCTGCCTTCTCCTACGATCGCTTGGTGTTAGCTTTGGGTGGAGAGACGCCCCTAGATATGGTGCCAGGGGCAGCTGAATATGCGTTTCCTTTCCGAACGATTGCTCACGCCTACCGCTTGGAAGAACGGCTGAGAATTTTGGAAGAGTCGGAAACGGATAAAATTCGCATCGCCATTGTGGGAGGCGGTTACTGTGGGGTTGAATTGGCTTGCAAGTTGGCGGATCGCCTTGGCGAACGAGGTCGCATCCGGTTAATTGAACAAGCTGATATGATTCTCCGGACATCGCCAGATTTTAACCGGGAAGCGGCGCGAAAAGCTTTGGAAGAAAGGGGCGTGTGGATTGATTTGGACACGGCAGTAGAGTCGATGTCACCGACTACGATCTCGCTAGTGTACAAAGCACAGGTAGACCAAATCCCAGTGGATTTGGTGCTGTGGACGGTGGGAACGCAAGTAGCAGAGGCAGTGCGATCGCTCGAACTCAAACACAATCAACGCGGTCAAATTACCACTACGCCGACTCTACAAGTGGTTGACCATCCAGAAATCTTTGCCCTTGGCGACCTTTCGGACGCTCACGATGCTGACGGTCAGCAAATACCGGCAACTGCCCAGTCTGCCTTCCAGCAATCAGATTATACTGCCTGGAATATCTGGGCATCGCTGACCGGGCGTCCTTTGCTTCCCTTCCGCTATCAAAGTTTTGGTGAACTGATGACCTTGGGGACGGATAACGCCACTTTCACTGGCATGGGAGTAAAGGTGGATGGTTCTCTTGCTTACCTGTTCCGGCGTCTAGCGTATCTGTATCGGATGCCAACGCTCAATCATCAGTTGAAAGTCGGATTTAATTGGATTGCCCAACCTTTGTTGGAAATGTTCTCCAAGTAA
- a CDS encoding DM13 domain-containing protein — protein MKMNYLAVICVVTLLSVGCTKEANSNQPNVQTAPLTNPSATSVAQTLTQSGTFQRGEHPTQGTVRLVTENGKRYLEFDQAFKTDNGPDLFVILYRSEKPPINGIKEKDYVSIGRLQKISGTQRYAIPASVNPAEFGSVAIWCRQFNATFGFAPFSS, from the coding sequence ATGAAAATGAATTATTTAGCAGTAATTTGTGTAGTAACACTTTTGAGCGTAGGCTGTACCAAAGAAGCCAACTCCAATCAGCCAAATGTTCAGACTGCGCCATTGACAAACCCATCTGCTACATCGGTAGCGCAGACGCTTACACAGTCTGGAACCTTTCAGAGAGGAGAACATCCCACCCAGGGAACTGTGCGCTTGGTTACAGAAAATGGAAAACGCTATCTGGAGTTTGATCAAGCTTTCAAAACTGACAATGGCCCGGATTTATTCGTCATCCTGTATCGTTCGGAAAAGCCGCCAATCAATGGCATTAAAGAAAAAGATTATGTAAGTATCGGTCGCTTACAAAAAATAAGTGGTACTCAACGCTATGCGATTCCTGCTAGCGTCAATCCAGCAGAGTTTGGCTCAGTGGCGATTTGGTGTCGCCAATTCAATGCCACCTTTGGCTTTGCTCCTTTCAGTAGCTAA
- a CDS encoding DUF4079 domain-containing protein: MEIADLAALIHPAIAIAVVFPLIGIVVNRAWQTRQRRLQNLAGKSKIPPVVGQEHVQLGKWLSGAIVGVSLIGLAYPIFEHILSKQIWSQKPFQVVFILLMFAATIVSLVLLCKAKQRLWRGVFATLTGAGLMILGFQEGVYRRDNEWLVSHYYIGIAAAMLMIFSLAIIEDIYKDRLNRWRNVHIILSCIALLLFVGQGMTGTRDLLEIPLRWQKPYVDQLYIQQCNSQPCAIQATPAKN; this comes from the coding sequence ATGGAAATTGCAGATTTGGCGGCTTTAATTCATCCCGCGATCGCAATTGCAGTTGTGTTCCCTCTAATTGGCATCGTCGTCAACCGCGCTTGGCAGACTCGCCAACGCCGCTTGCAAAATTTAGCAGGCAAAAGTAAAATTCCGCCAGTAGTCGGGCAAGAACACGTCCAATTAGGCAAATGGCTCTCTGGTGCTATTGTCGGAGTTAGCCTCATCGGGCTTGCGTACCCGATTTTTGAGCATATTTTGAGCAAGCAAATCTGGAGCCAGAAACCTTTTCAAGTTGTCTTTATCCTCCTAATGTTTGCGGCTACCATTGTCTCCTTAGTATTGCTCTGCAAAGCCAAACAACGGCTCTGGCGCGGCGTTTTTGCAACCTTAACCGGCGCAGGTTTAATGATTCTCGGCTTCCAAGAAGGCGTTTATCGCCGGGACAATGAGTGGTTGGTGTCTCACTACTACATCGGCATCGCAGCGGCAATGTTAATGATATTTTCGTTAGCAATTATTGAAGATATCTACAAAGATCGGCTAAATCGTTGGCGCAACGTTCACATCATTTTGAGCTGCATTGCACTCTTACTATTTGTGGGACAAGGCATGACTGGTACGCGAGATTTACTAGAGATTCCTTTAAGGTGGCAGAAACCTTATGTGGATCAGCTTTACATCCAACAGTGCAACAGTCAGCCTTGCGCCATCCAAGCAACACCTGCAAAAAATTAA
- a CDS encoding PAS domain S-box protein: MRLDGNAPTMKEEDKTKSELIAELVALRQRVAELEKQENQYQQSEEALRLNEERFLMLLENMKDYAIFFLDLEGCVIKWGAGAERILGYQEAEILGKSGSIIFTPEDRDRGDDEKELGKALREGRAENERWHVRKDGSRFWGSGIVTSLRDENGQLQGLAKIMRDFTDRKQAEEERTRLLAREQEARTQAESANRMKDEFLATLSHELRSPLNAMLGWTSLLRTRKFDAATTARAIETIERNAKAQARLIEDLLDVSRIIRGQLRLTVCPLELIPVIESAINTVRPAADAKKVVLNK, translated from the coding sequence ATGAGACTCGATGGTAATGCTCCCACAATGAAAGAGGAAGATAAAACTAAAAGTGAACTCATCGCTGAATTAGTAGCGCTCCGCCAACGAGTTGCCGAGTTAGAGAAACAAGAAAATCAATATCAGCAGTCAGAGGAGGCTCTGCGGTTAAACGAAGAGCGCTTCCTGATGTTGCTGGAAAACATGAAAGACTATGCAATTTTTTTCCTGGATCTGGAAGGATGTGTTATCAAGTGGGGGGCAGGGGCAGAAAGAATATTAGGCTATCAGGAAGCAGAGATTCTGGGCAAATCTGGCTCCATAATTTTTACACCTGAAGATCGCGATCGCGGCGATGACGAGAAAGAACTGGGAAAGGCATTGAGGGAAGGGCGAGCTGAGAACGAACGCTGGCACGTCCGTAAGGATGGTAGTCGTTTCTGGGGCAGTGGTATTGTCACTTCTTTACGAGATGAGAACGGACAGCTGCAAGGGTTGGCTAAAATCATGCGCGACTTCACGGATCGCAAGCAAGCTGAAGAGGAACGGACTCGGTTACTTGCCCGCGAACAGGAGGCACGCACCCAGGCTGAATCAGCTAACCGGATGAAAGACGAGTTCCTGGCGACCCTTTCTCACGAACTGCGATCGCCCCTCAATGCCATGCTAGGGTGGACGAGTCTTCTCCGTACCCGAAAATTTGACGCGGCGACGACCGCTCGTGCTATTGAAACGATTGAGCGAAATGCCAAGGCGCAAGCACGCTTGATTGAGGATCTTCTAGATGTTTCGCGGATTATTCGGGGTCAACTCCGCCTCACGGTTTGCCCCCTGGAACTGATTCCAGTCATTGAGTCAGCTATTAATACGGTACGTCCAGCAGCAGATGCCAAGAAGGTAGTGCTAAACAAGTAA
- a CDS encoding HAD family hydrolase, which translates to MKRPKVIFLDAVGTMFGVRGSVGEAYSAIASRFGVQVSAEVVNPAFYQSFKAAPPPVFIGAESQEIPDREFEWWKAIALSTFGQVGVLPQFSDFSNFFDELYAYFSTAEPWFVYPDVLTALEKWREMEIELGVLSNFDSRIYSVLQSLNLIEFFTSVTISSEIGAAKPNPKIFAAALEKHNCSPEEAWHIGDSHKEDYQGAKAAGLKGIFLKRTE; encoded by the coding sequence ATGAAGCGCCCCAAAGTTATTTTTCTTGATGCCGTGGGCACCATGTTTGGTGTCAGGGGTAGTGTAGGAGAGGCGTATAGCGCGATCGCTAGTCGGTTTGGCGTCCAAGTCTCCGCTGAGGTGGTGAATCCAGCCTTTTACCAAAGCTTTAAAGCCGCACCGCCGCCAGTTTTTATCGGTGCAGAATCCCAAGAAATACCGGATCGGGAATTTGAGTGGTGGAAAGCGATCGCGCTTTCTACATTTGGACAAGTTGGCGTCTTGCCGCAATTTTCAGACTTTTCCAATTTTTTTGACGAACTCTACGCCTACTTCTCCACCGCGGAACCTTGGTTTGTTTATCCCGATGTTCTTACAGCTTTGGAAAAATGGCGGGAAATGGAAATTGAGCTGGGTGTATTGTCAAATTTCGATTCGCGTATCTATTCGGTTTTGCAATCCCTGAATTTAATCGAATTTTTTACCTCTGTCACCATTTCCTCGGAAATTGGTGCTGCCAAACCCAATCCCAAAATTTTTGCCGCTGCGTTGGAGAAACATAACTGTTCGCCTGAGGAAGCATGGCACATTGGCGACAGTCATAAAGAGGACTATCAAGGAGCAAAAGCAGCGGGACTCAAGGGCATTTTTTTAAAGCGCACTGAGTAG